From a single Lolium rigidum isolate FL_2022 chromosome 7, APGP_CSIRO_Lrig_0.1, whole genome shotgun sequence genomic region:
- the LOC124669382 gene encoding heavy metal-associated isoprenylated plant protein 28-like produces MGDMQIVLAGGKIEAQHVEMKVPLYSYGCEKKIKKALSGLKGIHSVEVDYQQQKVTVWGICNRNDVLVAVRRKRRAAQFWGADQTDLSEDAKLGDAPKHYLRAFTAYRSRKSWKKLFPMIRL; encoded by the exons ATGGGCGACATGCAGATCGTGCTGGCGGGGGGAAAGATCGAGGCGCAGCACGTGGAGATGAAGGTGCCTCTCTACTCCTACGGCTGCGAGAAGAAGATCAAGAAGGCGCTCTCGGGTCTCAAAG GGATACACTCGGTTGAGGTGGATTACCAGCAGCAGAAGGTGACGGTGTGGGGGATATGCAACCGGAACGACGTGCTGGTGGCCGTCCGGCGGAAGCGGCGAGCGGCGCAGTTCTGGGGAGCGGACCAGACGGATCTGAGCGAGGACGCCAAGCTCGGGGATGCCCCGAAGCACTACCTGCGAGCCTTCACCGCCTACAGGAGTAGGAAGTCGTGGAAGAAGCTCTTCCCCATGATCCGGCTGTAA